Proteins encoded by one window of Lactobacillus sp. ESL0684:
- the hrcA gene encoding heat-inducible transcriptional repressor HrcA, which produces MLTERQELILKTIINDFTQTHDPVGSKTVMSQLPIKVSSATIRNEMAALEEKGLIEKTHSSSGRIPSTAGYRYYLDNLVEPLQLPENVYQHIMQQLDQPFHQVNEIVQEAAKILSDLTNYTAFAEGPESRNVTITGFRIVPLFNRQIMAILVTSDGNVQNQVYNLPRHISGDEIERAVRLLNDKLVGKSLDEVTPSLLAKSLGKHTSSQQANELIALVEDVLKDAASDQMYVDGQINLLSNSSIGDSSHIRSLYDLVDRNDLLSRLLDTTDDQQLGGRSVRVRLGSELPGDLLKDYSLLTAEYSVGSHGKGMIALLGPTNMPYSQVLGLLEYFRNELAKKLLDYYGRFQ; this is translated from the coding sequence ATGTTGACCGAACGTCAAGAATTAATTTTAAAAACAATCATCAATGATTTTACACAAACTCATGATCCAGTGGGTTCAAAAACCGTAATGAGTCAGTTGCCGATTAAGGTGTCAAGTGCTACTATTCGTAATGAAATGGCTGCGCTTGAAGAAAAGGGCTTAATCGAAAAGACTCATTCATCTAGTGGACGAATTCCGTCAACTGCAGGTTATCGTTATTATCTAGATAATTTGGTTGAACCATTGCAGTTGCCTGAGAATGTTTACCAGCATATTATGCAGCAGCTTGATCAACCATTTCATCAGGTTAATGAAATTGTGCAGGAAGCAGCTAAGATTTTGTCAGATTTGACCAATTATACAGCTTTTGCGGAAGGTCCTGAGAGTCGCAACGTAACTATTACGGGTTTCAGAATCGTACCACTATTTAATAGACAAATTATGGCAATTCTAGTTACCAGCGATGGTAATGTCCAAAATCAGGTCTATAACTTGCCACGTCACATTAGTGGCGATGAGATTGAGCGAGCTGTACGCTTGCTCAATGACAAATTGGTAGGTAAGAGTTTAGATGAAGTGACACCTAGTTTACTTGCTAAGTCTTTAGGAAAGCATACCAGTAGTCAGCAAGCAAATGAACTGATTGCATTGGTTGAGGACGTTCTTAAGGATGCTGCAAGTGATCAGATGTATGTTGATGGGCAGATTAACTTATTGAGTAATAGCTCAATTGGTGATTCATCGCATATCAGGTCGTTATATGACTTAGTTGATCGTAACGACTTACTTTCTAGATTGTTAGACACTACTGATGATCAGCAGCTTGGTGGTCGTTCAGTTCGTGTCAGGCTTGGATCTGAATTACCCGGTGATTTGCTAAAGGATTATAGTTTGTTAACTGCAGAATATAGTGTTGGTTCGCATGGTAAAGGAATGATTGCTTTACTAGGTCCAACTAATATGCCATATTCTCAGGTGTTGGGATTGTTAGAATATTTTAGAAATGAATTAGCCAAGAAACTACTTGACTATTATGGTAGATTTCAATAA
- the dnaK gene encoding molecular chaperone DnaK: MSKVIGIDLGTTNSAVAVLEGKEPKIITNPEGNRTTPSVVAFKDGETQVGEVAKRQAITNPNTISSIKRHMGEDGYKVKIGDKAYTPQEISAMILQYIKKFSEDYLGEEVTEAVVTVPAYFNDAQRQATKDAGKIAGLDVKRIINEPTASSLAYGLDKDSEDEKVLVYDLGGGTFDVSVLQLGDGVFQVLSTNGDTNLGGDDFDNAIIDWLVANFKSENNVDLSKDKMALQRLKDAAEKAKKDLSGVSSTHISLPFISAGDAGPLHLEADLTRAKFDELTSDLVDRTKVPFDNALKDADLTVNDIDKVILNGGSTRIPAVQDAVKKWSGKEPDHSINPDEAVALGAAVQGGVISGDVKDVVLLDVTPLSLGIETMGGVFTKLIDKNTTIPTSKSQIFSTAADNQPAVDVHVLQGERPMAADDKTLGRFELTDIPAAPRGVPQIQVTFDIDKNGIVNVSAKDTGTGKEQKITIKSSSGLSDEEIQKMQKEAEEHAEEDKKKKEEVDLRNEVDQLIFSTEKTLKDVKDNDKITEDDTKKVQTALDDLKKAQKDNDLDAMKSKKDDLSKAAQDLAVKLYQANGGDQAAQGQADPNQGPQDPNGGNSDNGSAGDGDFHKVDSDK, encoded by the coding sequence ATGTCAAAAGTTATTGGGATTGATTTAGGAACTACTAACTCTGCAGTTGCTGTTTTAGAAGGTAAAGAACCAAAGATTATAACTAATCCGGAAGGTAATCGGACTACACCATCAGTTGTTGCCTTTAAAGATGGTGAAACACAAGTCGGTGAAGTTGCCAAGCGTCAAGCGATTACTAATCCAAATACCATTTCCTCAATTAAGCGTCACATGGGTGAAGATGGCTACAAGGTTAAAATTGGTGATAAGGCTTATACTCCACAAGAAATTTCTGCAATGATTTTGCAATACATCAAGAAATTCTCTGAAGACTATTTAGGAGAAGAAGTTACTGAAGCAGTTGTTACTGTTCCTGCATACTTTAACGATGCACAACGTCAAGCTACTAAAGATGCTGGTAAAATTGCTGGTCTAGATGTTAAACGGATCATTAATGAACCAACTGCTTCATCACTTGCTTATGGTCTTGATAAAGACTCAGAAGATGAAAAAGTATTAGTTTACGACCTTGGTGGTGGTACCTTTGATGTTTCTGTTTTGCAATTAGGTGATGGCGTCTTCCAAGTACTGTCCACTAACGGTGATACTAATCTTGGTGGGGATGACTTTGATAATGCCATTATTGATTGGTTAGTTGCTAACTTCAAATCAGAAAACAATGTTGATCTTTCTAAGGATAAGATGGCATTGCAACGGTTAAAGGATGCAGCAGAAAAGGCTAAGAAAGATTTGTCTGGTGTATCTTCAACCCACATTTCATTACCATTCATTTCTGCTGGTGACGCAGGTCCATTGCACCTTGAAGCTGATTTGACTCGTGCCAAGTTTGATGAGTTAACTTCTGATTTAGTTGATCGGACTAAGGTTCCGTTTGATAATGCTTTAAAGGATGCTGATTTAACTGTTAACGATATTGACAAGGTTATCTTAAATGGTGGTTCAACTAGAATTCCTGCTGTTCAAGATGCAGTTAAGAAGTGGTCTGGAAAAGAACCTGATCACTCAATTAACCCTGATGAAGCCGTAGCTTTAGGTGCTGCTGTTCAAGGTGGGGTTATCTCAGGTGACGTTAAGGATGTTGTTTTGCTTGATGTTACGCCACTTTCACTTGGTATCGAAACCATGGGTGGTGTCTTCACTAAGTTGATTGATAAGAATACGACAATCCCAACTTCTAAGAGTCAAATTTTCTCAACTGCAGCTGATAATCAACCAGCCGTTGATGTTCATGTTTTGCAAGGAGAACGTCCAATGGCAGCTGATGACAAGACTTTAGGTCGATTTGAATTAACTGATATTCCAGCAGCTCCTCGTGGTGTACCTCAAATCCAAGTTACTTTTGATATCGATAAGAACGGTATCGTTAATGTTTCTGCTAAGGATACTGGTACTGGTAAAGAACAAAAGATTACCATCAAGAGTTCGTCTGGTTTATCCGATGAAGAAATTCAAAAGATGCAAAAAGAAGCCGAAGAACATGCTGAAGAAGATAAAAAGAAGAAGGAAGAAGTCGACCTTCGCAATGAAGTTGATCAATTAATCTTCTCAACTGAAAAGACTTTGAAAGATGTTAAGGACAATGACAAGATCACCGAAGATGATACTAAGAAAGTCCAAACTGCTTTAGATGATTTGAAGAAAGCCCAAAAAGATAACGACTTAGATGCAATGAAGTCTAAGAAGGATGACTTATCTAAGGCTGCTCAAGATTTAGCTGTAAAACTATATCAGGCTAATGGCGGCGATCAAGCCGCTCAAGGCCAAGCTGATCCAAACCAAGGGCCACAAGATCCCAATGGTGGTAATTCAGATAATGGTTCTGCTGGTGATGGCGACTTTCACAAAGTAGACTCAGATAAGTAA
- the dnaJ gene encoding molecular chaperone DnaJ: protein MAQEDYYGVLGVDRNASDKEIDAAYRKLAKKYHPDLNHEAGAEEKYKEVNEAYEVLHDKDKRAQYDQFGSAGVNGQGGFGGAGAGAGQGFGGFGDFGDIFNDFFGGGGSQRRADPTAPTRGQDLDYTLTIDFMDAINGKKTQVSYTRSEVCPTCKGNGAEKGTHPITCDKCNGSGYMTVTQNSMLGVVRRQTVCDKCSGRGVIIEHPCQTCKGQGTIDGKNTIEVNIPAGIDNGQQLRYEGQGEAGTNGGPYGDLYISYRIKPSKDFERKGNTIYTTVPISFAQATLGDEITVKTVHGDSKLKIPAGTQPNKKFTLKGDGVPYLRGNGKGDQITTIQVQIPTSINDDQKQALVDFVKAGGGSITPQEKGFFERLKDKIK from the coding sequence ATGGCACAAGAAGATTATTATGGTGTGCTAGGTGTTGATCGCAATGCCAGCGACAAAGAAATTGATGCTGCTTACCGGAAATTAGCAAAGAAGTATCATCCAGATCTTAATCATGAGGCTGGGGCAGAAGAAAAGTATAAAGAAGTTAATGAAGCGTACGAAGTTCTGCATGATAAGGATAAGCGTGCGCAATATGATCAGTTTGGTTCTGCTGGTGTTAACGGTCAAGGCGGCTTTGGTGGAGCAGGAGCGGGAGCTGGTCAAGGTTTTGGCGGTTTCGGAGACTTTGGCGACATCTTTAATGATTTCTTCGGAGGTGGCGGCAGCCAGCGGCGCGCTGATCCAACTGCTCCAACTCGTGGTCAAGACCTTGATTATACCTTGACTATTGATTTTATGGATGCAATTAATGGTAAAAAGACGCAGGTTTCCTACACTCGTAGTGAAGTTTGTCCAACTTGCAAGGGTAACGGCGCAGAAAAAGGTACTCACCCAATTACCTGTGATAAATGTAATGGCTCTGGTTATATGACCGTTACTCAAAACTCAATGTTAGGTGTAGTGCGGCGTCAGACAGTCTGTGATAAATGTAGCGGTCGTGGTGTGATTATTGAACATCCATGTCAAACTTGTAAGGGTCAAGGAACGATTGATGGCAAAAATACCATTGAAGTTAACATCCCAGCTGGCATCGACAATGGTCAACAGTTACGCTATGAAGGCCAAGGAGAAGCCGGTACTAATGGTGGACCTTATGGTGATTTGTATATTAGTTACCGTATTAAACCGTCTAAAGATTTTGAACGAAAAGGTAATACAATTTATACTACTGTTCCAATCTCTTTTGCTCAAGCAACGTTAGGTGATGAAATTACGGTCAAGACTGTGCATGGTGATAGTAAACTTAAAATTCCGGCTGGAACTCAGCCAAATAAGAAGTTCACGTTGAAGGGTGATGGAGTGCCATATTTGCGTGGTAATGGCAAGGGCGATCAAATCACCACTATTCAAGTGCAGATTCCAACTTCAATTAATGATGATCAAAAACAGGCATTGGTTGATTTTGTTAAAGCTGGTGGCGGTTCGATTACTCCCCAAGAAAAAGGGTTCTTTGAAAGACTAAAAGACAAAATTAAATAA
- the grpE gene encoding nucleotide exchange factor GrpE, whose translation MSKEKFPSEEDLKQKEATTAKSKSKAKSAAKADSEGKNSDKKTNATAKVEKQITDLQAQNKELEDKFLRSQAEMQNMQTRYNNERTQLIKYESQSLAKDVLPAVDNLERALATKVDDDASQQLKRGVQMTLDSLVKALKDHGISEIEAENSPFDPTLHQAVQTVTAENDDQKDHVVQVLQKGYQYKDRTLRPAMVVVAQ comes from the coding sequence GTGAGCAAGGAAAAGTTTCCTAGTGAAGAGGATTTAAAACAAAAAGAAGCGACTACTGCTAAAAGTAAGTCGAAAGCTAAATCTGCAGCTAAAGCCGATTCTGAGGGTAAAAACTCAGATAAAAAAACCAATGCTACTGCTAAGGTAGAAAAACAGATTACAGATTTACAGGCGCAAAATAAAGAACTTGAAGATAAGTTTTTGCGTAGTCAAGCAGAAATGCAAAATATGCAGACGCGCTATAATAATGAACGGACGCAACTAATTAAGTATGAATCGCAATCGTTGGCTAAGGATGTTTTGCCAGCGGTTGATAATTTAGAGCGTGCTCTGGCTACGAAGGTAGATGATGACGCTTCTCAGCAGCTTAAAAGGGGAGTACAAATGACTTTGGATTCCCTAGTTAAAGCCTTAAAAGATCATGGTATTAGTGAAATTGAAGCTGAGAATAGCCCATTTGATCCGACGTTGCATCAAGCTGTTCAAACAGTTACAGCTGAAAACGATGATCAAAAAGATCATGTCGTGCAGGTTTTGCAAAAAGGATATCAATATAAAGACCGTACACTTAGACCAGCAATGGTTGTTGTTGCACAGTAA